The Mycobacterium seoulense genome has a window encoding:
- the wag31 gene encoding DivIVA-like cell division protein Wag31, protein MPLTPADVHNVAFSKPPIGKRGYNEDEVDAFLDLVEAELTRLIEENSDLRQRIEELDRELAAGGGASAAPAAAPTQAIPVPEPEPAPKAAPVAAPAAPAASNEEQAMKAARVLSLAQDTADRLTSTAKAESDKMLADARANADQILTEARQTAETTVTEARQRADAMLADAQTRSETQLRQAQEKADALQADAERKHSEIMGTINQQRTVLEGRLEQLRTFEREYRTRLKTYLESQLEELGQRGSAAPVDSSAEAGGFEQFNRGNN, encoded by the coding sequence ATGCCGCTTACACCAGCCGACGTCCACAATGTGGCGTTCAGTAAGCCACCGATCGGCAAGCGGGGCTACAACGAAGACGAGGTCGACGCCTTCCTCGATCTGGTGGAGGCCGAGCTGACCCGGCTCATCGAAGAGAACAGCGATCTGCGCCAACGCATCGAGGAGCTGGACCGAGAACTCGCCGCCGGCGGTGGCGCCAGCGCCGCGCCCGCCGCCGCGCCCACCCAGGCGATTCCCGTCCCCGAGCCCGAGCCGGCGCCCAAGGCGGCACCGGTGGCCGCCCCCGCCGCCCCCGCGGCCAGCAACGAGGAACAGGCCATGAAGGCCGCCCGGGTGCTGAGCCTGGCCCAGGACACCGCCGACCGGCTGACCAGCACCGCCAAGGCCGAGTCCGACAAGATGCTGGCCGACGCTCGCGCCAACGCCGACCAGATCCTCACCGAGGCCCGCCAGACCGCCGAGACCACGGTCACCGAGGCCCGGCAGCGCGCCGACGCCATGCTCGCCGACGCGCAAACCCGTTCCGAGACCCAGCTGCGCCAGGCCCAGGAAAAGGCCGACGCCCTGCAGGCCGACGCCGAGCGCAAGCACTCCGAGATCATGGGAACGATCAACCAGCAGCGCACGGTCCTGGAAGGCCGCCTCGAGCAGCTGCGTACCTTCGAACGTGAGTACCGGACCCGGCTCAAGACCTACCTGGAATCGCAGCTGGAGGAGCTCGGCCAGCGCGGATCGGCGGCTCCAGTCGACTCCAGCGCCGAGGCCGGCGGGTTCGAGCAATTCAACCGGGGCAACAACTAG
- a CDS encoding YggS family pyridoxal phosphate-dependent enzyme, whose translation MAVDMPAGGDRETELMHALAAVRSRLAAAAEAAGRNVGEIELLPITKFFPATDVVTLSRLGCRAVGESRDQEASAKVSEVTKLLAAASRADAPGLRWHMVGHIQRNKARSVARWAHTAHSVDSAQLIGALERGVSAALAEGRRAESMRIYVQVSLDGDHSRGGVDISAPGAVDELCAQVEESKHLELAGLMAIPPLGSDPDAAFERLRTEHLRVLESHPNAVGLSAGMSDDFEVAVKHGSTCVRVGTALLGPRPLPSPY comes from the coding sequence ATGGCGGTAGACATGCCAGCTGGGGGCGACCGTGAAACGGAATTGATGCACGCATTGGCGGCCGTGCGCTCGCGCCTTGCGGCGGCCGCGGAAGCGGCGGGCCGCAATGTCGGGGAAATCGAACTTCTGCCGATTACCAAATTCTTTCCAGCAACCGATGTCGTGACTTTGTCCCGATTGGGTTGTCGCGCCGTCGGCGAATCGCGGGATCAGGAGGCGTCGGCAAAAGTGAGCGAAGTCACCAAACTCTTGGCGGCCGCTTCGCGGGCGGACGCACCGGGCCTGCGCTGGCACATGGTCGGCCACATTCAGCGAAACAAGGCCCGCTCGGTCGCCCGGTGGGCGCACACCGCCCACTCGGTCGACAGCGCACAGCTGATCGGCGCGCTGGAACGGGGGGTGTCGGCGGCCCTGGCCGAGGGCCGCCGCGCCGAGTCGATGCGGATCTACGTCCAGGTCAGCCTCGACGGCGACCATTCGCGTGGCGGCGTCGACATCTCGGCGCCGGGGGCGGTCGACGAGTTGTGCGCCCAGGTCGAGGAGTCCAAGCACCTGGAACTGGCGGGGCTGATGGCGATCCCGCCGCTGGGATCGGACCCGGACGCGGCCTTCGAGCGCCTGCGCACGGAGCACCTGCGCGTCCTCGAGTCGCATCCGAACGCCGTCGGCCTGTCCGCCGGCATGTCCGACGATTTCGAAGTCGCCGTCAAACACGGTTCCACATGTGTGCGTGTCGGTACCGCGCTATTGGGTCCGCGGCCGCTACCGTCACCGTATTAA
- a CDS encoding STAS domain-containing protein: MNLSVHVATTGPSACVQVSGDLVYETVDAMVAAVGRLLGQQPAPAHLHLDLSRLAFCDSAGLSGLLLVHRRSSQAGVRLHLDHRPRFLDRILDVTGTFDHLVAASDPESGAASPDRRGENAPGQTRVR; the protein is encoded by the coding sequence GTGAACCTCTCCGTGCACGTCGCCACGACAGGGCCGTCGGCCTGCGTGCAGGTCTCCGGTGACCTGGTGTACGAGACCGTGGACGCCATGGTCGCCGCCGTCGGTCGGCTGCTCGGCCAACAGCCCGCCCCGGCGCACCTTCATCTCGACCTCTCCCGGCTGGCCTTCTGCGACTCCGCTGGCCTCTCCGGCCTGCTCCTGGTCCATCGCCGGAGCTCTCAGGCGGGCGTGCGCCTGCACCTGGACCACCGGCCGCGATTCCTCGATCGCATCCTGGACGTCACCGGCACGTTCGACCACCTCGTCGCCGCGTCCGACCCCGAGTCGGGCGCGGCGAGCCCGGACCGGCGCGGCGAGAACGCTCCGGGACAGACGCGGGTCCGCTGA
- a CDS encoding YggT family protein: MVLFFQILGFALFIFWLLLIARVVVEFIRSFSRDWHPTGITVVILEIIMSITDPPVKLLRRLIPQLTIGAVRFDLSIMVLLLVAFIGMQLAFGAAA; the protein is encoded by the coding sequence TTGGTGCTGTTCTTTCAGATCCTTGGGTTTGCGCTGTTCATCTTCTGGCTGCTGCTCATCGCCCGGGTCGTCGTCGAGTTCATCCGCTCGTTCAGCCGTGACTGGCATCCCACCGGCATCACGGTGGTGATCCTCGAGATCATCATGTCGATCACCGACCCGCCGGTGAAGCTGCTGCGCCGGCTGATCCCGCAACTCACCATCGGGGCCGTCCGCTTCGACCTGTCCATCATGGTGCTCTTGCTGGTCGCGTTCATCGGCATGCAACTGGCATTCGGGGCCGCGGCCTGA
- a CDS encoding PP2C family protein-serine/threonine phosphatase: MHDGARVGVESDLDALWAAVPCPTLLLDREGIVRALSGSAESLLPGALQGARIDESVDWLWRAHDRLVHVAPDAVERDASVASGSVGGRKFDAHAAMLPSGEVAWSLVEDTGQLLRDAQEALAREQERAAILLETSSVLTASLNVDRCREATVQMAARHLADAAALVAPTGRGRRLPVFYSGAAGVVEQSSVDADPAEVAGLSEALHGFPPVSSGWIDPVTVPDWLVPHHFSGPVGSVMILALPGHGVSAGALVLLRRADRPVYSADDELFAGLFAARAGAALSAARLYAEQAAITRTLMRDLLPPPLHGLHGIEFAGGYRASKDYEVVGGDFYDFHPAARPEDETLVVLGDVCGKGLEAAVMTGKIRNTLQALTPLAQDHEGVLTLLNRAMLSSDHTRFATLVLASVAHRDGQVTLRLTCAGHPPPLIVRDNGQVEEADTKGTLVGALERITVQSFETSLAPGETCLLYTDGITEARGGPFGDDFFGEQRLAASLTGCAGMPAEAVVERVLMLATQWVGQRVHDDIAVVAITAPQRTHLSAVDGHTRGRYVA, encoded by the coding sequence ATGCATGATGGTGCCCGCGTAGGCGTCGAGAGCGACCTTGACGCCTTGTGGGCGGCAGTGCCGTGCCCCACGCTGCTCCTCGATCGCGAGGGGATCGTGCGGGCACTGAGCGGGTCGGCCGAATCGCTGTTGCCCGGCGCGCTGCAGGGTGCCCGGATCGACGAGTCGGTCGATTGGCTGTGGCGGGCACACGATCGTCTCGTCCACGTCGCGCCCGATGCGGTCGAGCGGGACGCGTCCGTCGCCTCGGGAAGCGTGGGCGGCCGCAAATTCGACGCCCACGCCGCGATGCTGCCCAGCGGCGAGGTGGCGTGGTCGCTGGTCGAGGACACCGGCCAGCTGCTGCGCGACGCGCAGGAAGCGCTGGCGCGGGAGCAGGAGCGCGCGGCGATCCTGCTGGAAACATCGTCGGTGTTGACGGCGTCGCTGAACGTGGACCGCTGCCGGGAGGCGACCGTCCAGATGGCCGCCCGGCACCTGGCCGACGCCGCGGCGCTGGTGGCGCCCACGGGCCGCGGGCGGCGGCTGCCGGTGTTCTACAGTGGCGCAGCCGGCGTGGTGGAGCAGTCCAGTGTCGACGCCGACCCCGCGGAGGTCGCGGGTTTGAGCGAGGCGCTACACGGATTCCCGCCGGTCTCCTCCGGCTGGATCGACCCGGTGACGGTACCGGACTGGCTTGTCCCACACCATTTCTCGGGTCCCGTCGGGTCCGTGATGATCTTGGCGCTGCCGGGTCACGGCGTCTCGGCGGGCGCGTTGGTGTTGCTGCGGCGCGCCGATCGCCCGGTCTACAGCGCGGACGATGAGCTTTTCGCCGGGTTGTTCGCCGCCCGGGCCGGCGCGGCGCTGTCCGCCGCACGGCTCTACGCCGAGCAGGCCGCCATCACCCGCACGCTGATGCGTGACCTGCTGCCTCCGCCGCTGCACGGGTTGCACGGCATCGAATTCGCCGGCGGATACCGGGCTTCGAAGGACTACGAGGTCGTCGGCGGCGACTTCTACGACTTTCATCCCGCCGCGCGCCCCGAGGACGAGACGCTGGTGGTGCTGGGCGACGTGTGCGGGAAGGGGTTAGAGGCCGCCGTGATGACCGGCAAGATCCGGAACACGCTGCAGGCCCTGACCCCGCTGGCGCAGGACCACGAGGGGGTGCTCACGCTGCTCAACCGCGCCATGTTGTCGTCGGACCACACCCGGTTCGCCACGTTGGTCCTGGCCTCGGTCGCGCACCGGGACGGGCAGGTGACGCTGCGGCTGACCTGCGCCGGGCATCCGCCCCCGCTGATCGTGCGCGACAACGGGCAGGTGGAAGAGGCCGACACCAAGGGCACGCTGGTCGGCGCCCTGGAGCGCATCACCGTGCAGTCTTTCGAGACCTCCCTCGCCCCCGGCGAAACCTGCCTGCTGTACACCGACGGGATCACCGAGGCGCGCGGCGGTCCGTTCGGCGACGACTTCTTCGGTGAGCAGCGGCTGGCGGCCTCGCTCACCGGATGCGCCGGGATGCCGGCCGAAGCGGTCGTCGAACGCGTCCTGATGCTGGCCACGCAATGGGTGGGGCAACGCGTGCACGACGACATCGCGGTCGTGGCCATCACCGCCCCGCAGCGGACCCACCTCAGCGCCGTTGACGGCCACACCCGGGGCAGGTACGTGGCATGA
- the ftsZ gene encoding cell division protein FtsZ, with product MTPPHNYLAVIKVVGIGGGGVNAVNRMIEQGLKGVEFIAINTDAQALLMSDADVKLDVGRDSTRGLGAGADPEVGRKAAEDAKDEIEELLRGADMVFVTAGEGGGTGTGGAPVVASIARKLGALTVGVVTRPFSFEGKRRGNQAEAGIASLRESCDTLIVIPNDRLLQMGDAAVSLMDAFRSADEVLLNGVQGITDLITTPGLINVDFADVKGIMSGAGTALMGIGSARGEGRSLKAAEIAINSPLLEASMEGAQGVLMSIAGGSDLGLFEINEAASLVQDAAHQDANIIFGTVIDDSLGDEVRVTVIAAGFDAVGSGRRPVVGGTAEKPGAHRIESAKAGKLTSTLFEPVDAVSVPVPTNGATLNIGGDDDDVDVPPFMRR from the coding sequence ATGACCCCCCCGCATAACTACCTGGCCGTCATCAAGGTCGTGGGTATCGGTGGCGGCGGTGTCAACGCCGTGAACCGGATGATCGAGCAGGGCCTCAAGGGCGTGGAGTTCATCGCGATCAACACAGACGCGCAGGCGCTGTTGATGAGCGATGCCGACGTCAAACTCGACGTCGGCCGCGACTCCACGCGCGGGCTGGGCGCCGGCGCCGACCCGGAGGTCGGCCGCAAGGCCGCCGAGGACGCCAAGGACGAGATCGAGGAGCTGCTGCGCGGTGCGGACATGGTGTTCGTCACCGCCGGCGAGGGCGGCGGGACGGGCACCGGCGGCGCACCCGTGGTGGCCAGCATCGCCCGCAAGCTGGGCGCGCTGACCGTCGGCGTGGTCACCCGGCCGTTCTCGTTCGAGGGCAAGCGGCGGGGCAATCAGGCCGAAGCCGGCATCGCCTCGCTGCGCGAGAGCTGCGACACCCTGATCGTCATCCCCAACGACCGGCTGCTGCAGATGGGCGATGCCGCAGTGTCCCTGATGGACGCGTTCCGCAGCGCCGACGAGGTGCTGCTCAACGGCGTGCAGGGCATCACCGACCTGATCACGACGCCCGGTCTGATCAACGTCGACTTCGCCGACGTCAAGGGCATCATGTCCGGGGCCGGCACCGCCCTGATGGGCATCGGGTCGGCCCGCGGCGAGGGCCGCTCGCTCAAGGCCGCCGAGATCGCGATCAACTCGCCCCTGCTGGAGGCGTCGATGGAGGGCGCCCAGGGCGTGCTGATGTCGATCGCCGGCGGCAGCGACCTGGGCCTGTTCGAGATCAACGAGGCGGCATCGCTGGTGCAGGACGCGGCCCATCAGGACGCCAACATCATCTTCGGCACGGTCATCGACGACTCGCTGGGCGACGAGGTGCGCGTCACCGTGATCGCAGCCGGCTTCGACGCGGTCGGTTCCGGCCGCAGGCCCGTCGTCGGCGGCACGGCCGAGAAGCCCGGGGCGCACCGGATCGAGTCGGCGAAGGCCGGCAAGCTCACCTCGACCTTGTTCGAACCCGTGGACGCCGTCAGCGTGCCGGTGCCAACCAACGGCGCCACGCTGAACATCGGCGGCGACGACGACGACGTCGACGTGCCGCCGTTCATGCGCCGCTGA
- a CDS encoding cobalamin B12-binding domain-containing protein: MRPHDTDMTASNATGAADELVVRERLWGALADRDEYAAAATVFAAMDAGMTPEDVLLQVIAPVQHKVGTEWAANRISVAQEHAATAINDRVIAALAHHPSGKVRGRGGRVTLACVDGEWHALPARLLAEVLRLRGWQVDFLGAQVPTPHLIAHLHQHGPDVVALSCSIPTRLPNAHAAIVACQSAGFPVLAGGAAFGHDGRFARRLGADAWAPDARTAHERLTRGFPAVRRVPNRQPVDDLPHLVDQEFTMVSRSAAQLVKTTVADLEDRFPAMRAYSTQQHQRTVEDIAHIVDFLTVSLYTDDDALFTDFITWTADILTARGVPAASLRPALDLLAVQLKEFPRSLRLLGAANDGLTTVAEAGASA, from the coding sequence ATGAGGCCCCACGACACCGACATGACCGCGTCGAATGCCACCGGCGCCGCCGACGAACTCGTTGTCCGCGAACGGCTTTGGGGCGCCCTGGCCGACCGCGACGAATACGCGGCCGCGGCCACGGTGTTCGCCGCGATGGATGCGGGCATGACGCCGGAAGACGTGCTGCTGCAGGTGATCGCCCCCGTCCAGCACAAGGTGGGCACCGAGTGGGCCGCCAACCGCATCAGCGTCGCGCAGGAACACGCGGCGACGGCCATCAACGATCGCGTCATCGCCGCGCTGGCCCATCACCCTTCCGGCAAAGTCCGGGGCCGGGGCGGTCGAGTCACTTTGGCCTGCGTGGACGGCGAATGGCACGCTTTGCCCGCCCGGCTGCTGGCCGAGGTCCTGCGGTTGCGCGGCTGGCAGGTCGACTTCCTGGGGGCGCAGGTCCCGACCCCGCACCTGATCGCCCACCTGCACCAGCACGGCCCCGACGTCGTGGCGCTCTCCTGCTCGATCCCCACCCGGCTGCCCAACGCGCACGCCGCGATCGTCGCGTGCCAGTCCGCCGGGTTCCCGGTCCTGGCCGGCGGCGCGGCCTTCGGCCACGACGGCCGCTTCGCCCGCAGGCTCGGCGCCGACGCCTGGGCCCCCGACGCCCGCACCGCCCACGAACGCCTGACCCGCGGATTCCCCGCCGTCCGGCGCGTTCCCAACCGCCAGCCGGTCGATGACCTGCCGCATCTGGTCGACCAGGAATTCACCATGGTGAGCCGGAGTGCGGCGCAACTGGTCAAGACCACCGTCGCCGATTTGGAGGACCGCTTTCCCGCCATGCGCGCCTACTCCACGCAGCAGCACCAGCGCACCGTCGAGGACATCGCCCACATCGTGGACTTCCTCACCGTGAGCCTGTACACCGACGACGACGCGTTGTTCACCGACTTCATCACCTGGACCGCCGACATCCTCACTGCGCGCGGCGTTCCGGCCGCGTCGCTTCGCCCGGCGCTGGATTTGCTGGCGGTGCAACTCAAGGAGTTTCCCCGCAGCCTGCGTCTACTGGGAGCAGCAAACGATGGCCTGACCACCGTCGCCGAGGCGGGAGCGTCGGCGTGA
- the pgeF gene encoding peptidoglycan editing factor PgeF: protein MSVRIRRVTTTRAGGVSGPPFESFNLGDHVGDDPAAVSANRNRLATAVGLGPDRVVWMNQVHGDRVEVVDGPRSGAVDDTDALVTSTPRLALAVVTADCVPVLLADARAGVAAAVHAGRVGAQLGVVARTVEAMLAQGAHVEDISALLGPAVSGRNYEVPAAMADEVEAALPGSRTTTAAGTPGLDLRAGIACQLKGLGVTAIDVDPRCTVADPSLFSHRRDAPTGRLASLVWME, encoded by the coding sequence GTGAGCGTGCGCATCCGGCGGGTGACCACCACCCGCGCGGGCGGTGTCTCGGGCCCACCGTTCGAGTCCTTCAACCTGGGCGACCACGTCGGTGACGACCCGGCGGCGGTGTCCGCCAACCGAAACCGGCTCGCCACCGCGGTCGGCCTCGGGCCCGACCGCGTGGTGTGGATGAACCAGGTCCACGGCGACCGGGTCGAGGTGGTCGACGGGCCCCGCAGCGGCGCGGTCGACGACACCGATGCGCTGGTGACCAGCACCCCGCGGCTGGCGCTGGCGGTGGTGACCGCCGACTGCGTGCCGGTGCTGCTGGCCGACGCGCGCGCGGGTGTGGCCGCGGCGGTTCACGCGGGTCGCGTCGGGGCACAGCTGGGGGTGGTGGCCCGCACCGTGGAGGCGATGCTCGCCCAGGGTGCGCACGTCGAGGACATCTCGGCCCTGCTGGGTCCGGCGGTCAGCGGGCGCAACTACGAGGTGCCCGCGGCCATGGCCGACGAGGTGGAGGCCGCGCTGCCCGGCAGCCGCACCACGACCGCGGCGGGCACCCCCGGACTCGACCTTCGGGCCGGAATCGCTTGTCAGTTAAAGGGTTTGGGCGTCACGGCCATCGACGTCGACCCGCGGTGCACGGTGGCCGATCCGAGCCTGTTCAGCCACCGCCGGGACGCGCCGACCGGGCGGCTGGCCTCGTTGGTGTGGATGGAGTGA
- the murC gene encoding UDP-N-acetylmuramate--L-alanine ligase, whose product MTAGQLPPELQRVHMVGIGGAGMSGIARILLDRGALVSGSEAKESRGVHALRARGASIRIGHDPSSLDLLPGGPTAVITTHAAIPKTNPELVEARRRGIPVILRPAVLARLMDGRTTLMVTGTHGKTTTTSMLIVALQHCGLDPSFAVGGEMGEAGTNAHHGSGDCFVAEADESDGSLLEYTPNVAVVTNIETDHLDFYGSADAYVGVFDAFVERLAPGGALVVCVDDPGAAALAERTAELGIRVLRYGSTPDEGNAATLLSWEQQGTEAVAHIQLAPDLDPEPYPRVMRLSVPGRHMALNALGALLAAIEIGASIDAVLDGLAGFEGVRRRFELVGNAGSVRVFDDYAHHPTEISATLAAVRTVLEQSGGGRSLVVFQPHLYSRTKEFAAQFGRALDAADEVFVLDVYGAREQPLAGVSGASVAEHVTAPVRYLPNFSAVADQVAAAAGPGDVIVTMGAGDVTLLGPEIVTALRTRDNRSAPGRPGVRQ is encoded by the coding sequence GTGACCGCCGGACAGCTGCCGCCCGAGCTGCAGCGGGTGCACATGGTGGGCATCGGGGGGGCCGGCATGTCGGGCATCGCCCGCATCCTGCTGGACCGCGGCGCGCTGGTGTCCGGGTCCGAAGCCAAGGAGTCGCGCGGCGTGCACGCGTTGCGGGCCCGGGGCGCCTCGATCCGCATCGGCCACGACCCGTCGTCGCTCGACCTGTTGCCCGGCGGCCCGACCGCGGTGATCACCACCCACGCCGCCATCCCCAAGACCAACCCCGAGCTCGTCGAAGCCCGGAGGCGCGGCATCCCGGTGATCCTGCGGCCCGCGGTCCTGGCCAGGCTGATGGACGGGCGCACCACGCTCATGGTCACCGGGACCCACGGCAAGACCACGACGACGTCGATGTTGATCGTGGCGTTGCAGCACTGTGGGCTCGATCCGTCCTTCGCGGTCGGCGGCGAGATGGGGGAGGCCGGCACGAACGCGCACCACGGCAGCGGCGACTGCTTCGTCGCCGAGGCCGACGAAAGCGACGGCTCGCTGCTGGAATACACGCCCAACGTCGCGGTGGTCACCAACATCGAGACCGATCACCTGGACTTCTACGGCAGCGCCGACGCCTACGTCGGGGTGTTCGACGCCTTCGTGGAGCGGCTCGCCCCCGGGGGAGCGCTGGTGGTGTGCGTCGACGACCCGGGCGCGGCCGCGCTGGCCGAGCGCACCGCGGAGCTGGGGATCCGGGTGCTGCGCTACGGGTCCACGCCGGACGAGGGCAACGCCGCGACCCTGCTGTCCTGGGAGCAGCAGGGCACGGAAGCGGTCGCGCACATCCAGCTCGCCCCGGACCTGGACCCGGAACCGTATCCGCGCGTGATGCGGCTGTCGGTGCCCGGGCGGCACATGGCGCTCAACGCGCTGGGCGCGCTGCTGGCGGCGATCGAGATCGGCGCCTCGATCGACGCGGTGCTCGACGGGCTGGCCGGGTTCGAGGGGGTGCGCCGCCGGTTCGAACTGGTCGGCAACGCCGGGTCGGTGCGCGTCTTCGACGACTACGCCCACCATCCCACCGAGATCAGCGCCACGCTGGCCGCGGTCCGCACGGTCCTCGAGCAGAGCGGCGGCGGGCGTAGCCTGGTGGTCTTTCAACCCCATTTGTATTCGCGCACAAAGGAATTCGCCGCACAGTTCGGCCGCGCGCTCGATGCCGCCGACGAGGTGTTCGTTCTCGACGTCTACGGCGCGCGCGAGCAACCGCTGGCCGGTGTCAGCGGCGCCAGCGTCGCCGAGCACGTCACCGCGCCGGTGCGCTACCTGCCCAACTTCTCCGCGGTCGCCGACCAGGTGGCCGCCGCCGCCGGCCCCGGCGATGTCATCGTCACGATGGGCGCGGGCGACGTCACCCTGCTGGGGCCGGAGATCGTGACCGCGCTGCGGACCCGGGACAACCGCAGCGCACCAGGCCGGCCGGGAGTGCGGCAATGA
- a CDS encoding cell division protein FtsQ/DivIB, with product MTRPNDATPTDGPEPGNLGVVGQPADAGEAVTEPLFVGGPEAETAAPADEFEGPRRRARRERAERRAAQARATAIEEARREAKRRVSGRAADEPKPVARGVVRGLKMLLVTVLLVIVGIGLALILYFTPAMSARNIVVVGTGEVTREEVLDAARVRPGTPLLQINTNQVADRVAAIRRVASARVQRQYPSALRITIVERVAVAVKDFPDGPHLFDHDGVDFATGPPPPALPYLDVANPGPNDPATKAALQVLTALRPEVAGQVGRVAAPSVASITLTLGDGRVVIWGTTDRTDEKAEKLAALLTQPGRTYDVSSPDLPTVK from the coding sequence ATGACCCGGCCCAACGACGCGACGCCGACGGACGGCCCGGAGCCGGGCAATCTGGGCGTGGTGGGCCAGCCGGCCGACGCCGGGGAGGCCGTCACCGAGCCGCTGTTCGTCGGAGGGCCCGAGGCCGAAACGGCGGCGCCCGCGGACGAATTCGAGGGGCCGCGCCGGCGGGCGCGCCGCGAACGGGCGGAGCGCCGCGCCGCGCAGGCGCGCGCCACCGCCATCGAGGAAGCCCGGCGGGAGGCCAAACGCCGGGTCAGCGGGCGCGCGGCCGACGAGCCCAAACCCGTCGCGCGCGGCGTGGTTCGTGGCTTGAAGATGCTGTTGGTGACGGTGCTGCTGGTCATCGTCGGAATCGGGCTCGCGTTGATCCTGTATTTCACCCCCGCGATGTCGGCCCGCAACATCGTCGTGGTCGGCACGGGGGAGGTGACCCGCGAAGAGGTGCTCGACGCGGCGCGGGTGCGGCCGGGGACGCCGCTGCTGCAGATCAACACCAACCAGGTCGCCGACCGGGTGGCGGCGATCCGGCGAGTGGCCAGCGCGCGGGTGCAGCGCCAGTATCCGTCGGCGCTGCGCATCACCATCGTCGAGCGGGTTGCGGTGGCGGTGAAGGACTTTCCGGACGGCCCGCACCTGTTCGACCACGACGGCGTCGATTTCGCGACCGGGCCGCCGCCGCCGGCGCTGCCGTACCTCGACGTCGCCAATCCCGGCCCCAACGATCCGGCGACCAAGGCCGCGCTCCAGGTGCTCACGGCGCTGCGGCCCGAGGTGGCGGGCCAGGTGGGCCGGGTCGCGGCCCCCTCGGTGGCCTCGATCACGCTCACGCTGGGCGATGGCCGCGTGGTCATCTGGGGGACGACCGATCGCACCGACGAGAAGGCCGAGAAGCTGGCGGCCCTGCTGACCCAGCCCGGGCGGACCTACGACGTCTCCAGCCCCGATCTGCCCACGGTGAAGTAG
- a CDS encoding cell division protein SepF, translated as MSTLHKVKAYFGMAPMDDYDDEYYDDHAAPSRGFPRPRFDDGYGRLEGRYEGRDYDDPREPADYPPPGGYRGGYGDEPRYGAVHPREFERPEMGRPRFGSWLRNSTRGALAMDPRRMAMMFEEGHPLSKITTLRPKDYSEARTIGERFRDGTPVIMDLVSMDNADAKRLVDFAAGLAFALRGSFDKVATKVFLLSPADVDVSPEERRRIAETGFYAYQ; from the coding sequence ATGAGCACACTGCACAAAGTCAAGGCCTATTTCGGTATGGCCCCGATGGACGACTACGACGACGAGTATTACGACGACCACGCCGCTCCCTCCCGCGGTTTCCCGCGGCCGCGTTTCGACGACGGCTATGGACGCCTCGAGGGGCGTTACGAGGGGCGTGACTACGACGACCCCCGCGAGCCCGCCGACTACCCGCCGCCCGGCGGCTACCGCGGCGGTTACGGGGACGAGCCGCGCTACGGCGCCGTCCACCCCCGCGAGTTCGAGCGGCCCGAGATGGGCAGGCCCCGCTTCGGGTCCTGGCTGCGCAACTCCACCCGCGGCGCGCTGGCGATGGACCCGCGCCGGATGGCGATGATGTTCGAGGAGGGCCACCCGCTCTCGAAGATCACCACGCTGCGACCGAAGGACTACAGCGAGGCCCGCACCATCGGCGAGCGGTTCCGCGACGGCACCCCGGTCATCATGGACCTGGTGTCGATGGACAACGCCGACGCGAAGCGCCTCGTCGACTTCGCCGCCGGCCTCGCCTTCGCGCTGCGCGGCTCCTTCGACAAGGTGGCGACCAAGGTGTTCCTGCTCTCGCCCGCCGACGTCGACGTGTCCCCGGAGGAGCGTCGGCGGATCGCCGAAACCGGCTTCTACGCTTACCAATAA